From Tautonia plasticadhaerens, the proteins below share one genomic window:
- a CDS encoding extracellular solute-binding protein: protein MTDSTRRRLAASLLTLLAGCARDAAEPGAGPGGGGGRVVVYTALDREFSEPILDRYEQEAGTTVDAKYDVESTKTVGLTNAIIAEAGRPRADLFWNNEILNTLRLQREGLLAPFTPEHADAIPDQYKAGDGTWYGFAGRARILIVNTDLVPEADRPTSIRDLADPRWKGKAGIAKPLFGTTASHAACLFVALGDEEAKRYFRDLEANDVRILSGNKQVAQDVASGRLAFGMTDTDDAMVMIEQQGAPVAIVYPDQGEGEPGTLFIPNTLAMIKGGPNPGAAEALASAIISPEVEATLAASPSAQIPLLTTTEASARVETPKTIKAMEVDFEAAAARWDEVAAFIREEFAAE, encoded by the coding sequence ATGACCGACTCGACGAGACGACGGCTGGCCGCATCCCTGCTCACCCTGCTCGCCGGATGTGCCCGGGATGCCGCCGAACCGGGAGCAGGACCCGGCGGGGGCGGCGGCCGGGTCGTCGTCTACACGGCGCTCGACAGAGAGTTCTCCGAGCCGATCCTGGATCGGTACGAGCAGGAGGCCGGAACGACCGTCGACGCCAAGTACGACGTCGAGAGCACCAAGACCGTCGGCCTGACCAACGCCATCATTGCCGAGGCGGGCCGTCCCCGGGCCGACCTGTTCTGGAACAATGAGATCCTCAACACCCTCCGCCTGCAACGCGAAGGGTTGCTCGCCCCCTTCACCCCCGAGCACGCCGACGCGATCCCCGACCAGTACAAGGCCGGGGACGGCACCTGGTACGGCTTCGCCGGCCGGGCTCGAATCCTGATCGTCAACACCGACCTGGTGCCCGAGGCCGATCGGCCGACGAGCATCCGAGACTTGGCCGACCCGAGGTGGAAGGGCAAGGCCGGCATCGCCAAGCCCCTCTTCGGCACGACCGCCTCGCACGCCGCCTGCCTCTTCGTCGCCTTGGGCGACGAAGAGGCGAAGCGATACTTTCGGGACCTGGAGGCCAACGACGTGCGGATCCTCTCGGGGAACAAGCAGGTCGCCCAGGATGTCGCCTCCGGCCGCCTCGCCTTCGGCATGACCGACACCGACGACGCGATGGTGATGATCGAGCAGCAGGGGGCCCCGGTCGCGATCGTCTACCCCGACCAGGGCGAGGGCGAGCCCGGCACCCTGTTCATCCCCAACACGTTGGCCATGATCAAGGGGGGGCCGAACCCCGGGGCGGCCGAGGCGCTCGCCAGTGCCATCATCAGCCCGGAGGTCGAAGCCACGCTCGCCGCGAGCCCCAGCGCCCAAATCCCGCTGCTGACGACGACTGAGGCGTCGGCCCGGGTCGAGACGCCGAAGACGATCAAGGCAATGGAGGTCGACTTCGAGGCCGCCGCGGCCCGCTGGGACGAGGTCGCCGCGTTCATCCGCGAGGAGTTCGCCGCCGAGTGA
- a CDS encoding DUF4832 domain-containing protein has translation MTHVDRLEVAMLRRDLNLGIILALGLSTGRSRARDATDWREIRYREGTRAMPNPERGFYAPRMSDRMDRLGGLRERGITLLLVEIDLKPFKDSDLTPAKLDEVRAAFDATRRHGLKAIVRAAYGFTGRDYRADPEDMGRILGHIRQLGETYREHRDVLYAVQAGFLGPWGEWHGSNWGDPPSLEARRAVLFGLLDVVPDPICVQVRRPMFIRDIFADEPGGSELADAAAHGGTRLSRTGWHNDALLSPPTDMGTYAQPGWDRDRELRWCDSHGRHTPFGGETVPSSSGTPIDRVVEELGLLHACYLNSAYHRGTLDGWREAEYRGGSGFEHIERRLGYRLVAERLRHSTIAEPGGELRVELELRNVGFASPHLPREVALILDRGDRAYRLVLEDVDPRRWDPEVGTVTLRGEVPISADAPPGKWRLGLHLADPSPRLRDDGRYAIRLAGEGIGFEESAGWNVLADDLEIR, from the coding sequence ACCGGGAGGGCACGCGGGCGATGCCCAATCCCGAACGCGGCTTCTACGCGCCTCGGATGAGCGACCGCATGGACCGGCTCGGTGGCCTCCGAGAGCGTGGGATCACCCTGCTGCTGGTCGAGATCGACCTGAAGCCTTTCAAGGACAGCGACCTCACCCCGGCGAAGCTCGACGAGGTGCGGGCCGCGTTCGACGCGACCCGGCGGCACGGGCTCAAGGCGATCGTCCGGGCCGCCTACGGCTTCACCGGGCGCGACTACCGGGCCGACCCGGAGGACATGGGCCGCATCCTCGGCCATATCCGCCAGCTCGGCGAGACCTACCGGGAGCATCGAGACGTGCTCTACGCCGTCCAGGCGGGGTTCCTCGGGCCCTGGGGGGAGTGGCACGGGTCGAACTGGGGGGATCCGCCGTCGCTGGAGGCGAGGCGGGCCGTGCTCTTCGGCCTGCTCGACGTCGTGCCGGATCCGATCTGCGTCCAGGTACGGCGGCCGATGTTCATCCGGGACATCTTCGCCGACGAGCCGGGAGGGTCAGAGCTGGCCGATGCGGCCGCCCACGGCGGCACTCGGCTTTCCCGAACCGGCTGGCACAACGACGCCCTGCTGAGCCCGCCGACCGACATGGGGACCTACGCCCAGCCCGGCTGGGACCGCGATCGGGAGCTGCGCTGGTGCGACTCTCACGGCCGACACACTCCCTTCGGCGGCGAGACGGTCCCCTCGTCGTCGGGGACGCCGATCGATCGGGTCGTCGAGGAGCTGGGGCTGCTGCACGCGTGCTACCTCAACAGCGCCTATCACCGCGGGACACTCGACGGCTGGCGGGAGGCGGAGTATCGGGGCGGCAGCGGCTTCGAGCACATCGAGCGACGACTGGGCTACCGCCTCGTGGCGGAACGGCTGAGGCACTCGACGATCGCCGAGCCGGGCGGCGAGCTTCGGGTGGAGCTGGAGCTGCGCAACGTGGGCTTCGCGTCGCCCCACCTGCCACGGGAGGTGGCCCTGATCCTCGATCGGGGGGATCGGGCTTACCGGTTAGTCCTGGAGGACGTTGACCCTCGACGATGGGACCCTGAGGTCGGCACCGTGACGCTGAGGGGGGAGGTCCCGATTTCGGCCGATGCACCTCCCGGGAAGTGGCGGTTGGGCCTGCACCTGGCAGACCCGTCGCCCCGGTTGCGAGACGACGGGCGGTACGCGATCCGGCTGGCCGGCGAGGGGATCGGCTTCGAGGAATCGGCCGGGTGGAACGTGCTGGCCGACGACCTGGAAATCCGGTAG